From one Chlamydiifrater phoenicopteri genomic stretch:
- a CDS encoding polymorphic outer membrane protein middle domain-containing protein, with protein sequence MKFKNKNFSVILITSLLHIFSEAQDVSTGSNETEKTVSSFDELIKNTTEASSYPEALTLKFSNDITSNERFFAPKNPSSSEQTGSKNAFSSLEENGSTTTQPPFPGIISTSSSLTLNGANHLFKISSFKLEDNANEKKGISLISSQKLTLTKFSLLQINSSRILTKELYGGTVTSSSQPSSFSENTTNSNVPFSLLVGSDVTISENGSVIFFGNSNNQIRQQNGADLASNIPSVIKAVPKTPVVGTLQTSKTELTSEEEASPGTGRLTISDNSSVLVRNNSSATTGGAFASVTMDISKNGSLRFYNNSAKKSGGALATLVNTASQEEPESLQSLSSPSQTQPSPNTISLSQNGDILFYGNMAKSGGAISAQEGCSIDNNGHVLFNNNLANSGGSAIHVSSGKAAQTLSEKAPQLILKENRSVIFSKNTCIEDGGAIFADSGTKISLFADAGDIIFFGNTFQKTPGGRCAIFLEQTSSSATIETLCASDSKTIAFFDPIKCSTLNTTNGESTAAAEFSLNAVLLEEEEEKTPASTPLYINKNPTGTGDSPSVLQNQENTSYTGTVLFSLGHPYGSSTDGSNQTTEVKQPVTLGAGTLIIDRDTTFKCQSFTQENGSTLQLGSGSKLETTGMTSTAAEKNSVENLKNIKIDLNSFDHIPLSTTESYEKTISIVLKSDQQASAPNTTSLKISCTSPEYFAAYNNFDLETPVTFPILSISSDAATAANTLSETSLPEPTTINPSTGYSGTLTFNWKNGAEEKNANGEKILNATWIPTGYKASEKFQSPTFFDVSWIGTSVAKAVSDSTLSKIVCPSDKIFLSSSGEGLFTSLKIGKKNAQSQYEGKGFEINMALGNLSSSSLEIRLARIFGDASNAYFEEDIDTNAYVAGFSIQKISPSKRIGEVFTEASIYYAFSENKLYSSQSDFNPRKLEFESHSFVSAITISGPFLGVPVTPHFFSATPFLKTEFALSKIPSCMEKENISSSLLSRSAIVNVSDSIRLPMTLLETRLRKYSGASLYNLSVLTGVSLKASPQRLKTPFSLAASVAFAGDPYRHYPSGTFIIPQNNIPVFVNGSRFARCSCEVSSVVGIDFLKNLSVYADYKGRFASRNYFYSVKAGSSFHF encoded by the coding sequence ATGAAATTTAAGAATAAAAATTTTTCTGTCATTCTCATAACTAGCCTATTGCACATCTTCTCAGAGGCTCAAGATGTTTCTACAGGATCGAACGAAACAGAAAAAACCGTCTCCTCTTTTGATGAACTTATTAAAAATACGACAGAAGCTAGTTCTTACCCTGAAGCCCTCACTTTAAAATTCAGCAATGACATAACTTCTAATGAAAGATTTTTTGCACCCAAAAACCCTAGTTCTTCCGAACAAACCGGCTCAAAAAACGCTTTTTCCTCTTTAGAAGAAAATGGATCAACAACAACTCAACCCCCTTTCCCGGGAATAATCTCAACCTCCTCCTCCCTCACTCTGAATGGAGCAAATCATTTATTTAAAATCTCCAGCTTTAAGCTGGAAGATAATGCAAATGAAAAGAAAGGTATCAGCCTAATTTCTTCCCAAAAACTAACTCTTACTAAATTTTCTTTACTGCAAATAAATTCCTCCAGAATTCTTACTAAAGAGTTATATGGAGGCACTGTAACAAGCTCATCTCAGCCCTCAAGCTTTTCTGAAAATACTACAAACAGTAACGTTCCTTTTTCTTTGCTAGTAGGCTCAGATGTTACTATTTCTGAAAATGGTTCTGTGATTTTCTTTGGCAACTCTAATAATCAAATTAGGCAACAAAACGGTGCCGATCTAGCCTCCAACATTCCTTCTGTAATAAAAGCCGTGCCAAAGACTCCTGTAGTCGGAACCTTACAAACAAGTAAAACAGAGCTAACTTCGGAAGAAGAAGCATCTCCAGGAACAGGAAGACTGACAATTTCAGACAATTCTAGTGTGTTAGTAAGGAATAACAGCTCAGCTACAACGGGGGGAGCTTTTGCTTCCGTTACCATGGATATTAGCAAAAATGGATCCCTACGTTTTTATAATAACTCAGCAAAAAAATCTGGCGGCGCACTAGCAACTTTAGTTAATACAGCATCTCAGGAAGAACCAGAATCTCTACAGTCTTTGAGCTCACCGTCTCAAACACAGCCCTCTCCCAACACTATTTCTCTATCGCAAAACGGAGACATTCTTTTCTATGGAAACATGGCTAAATCCGGCGGAGCCATTAGCGCTCAAGAAGGTTGCTCTATAGATAACAACGGTCACGTACTCTTTAACAACAATTTAGCTAATTCGGGTGGAAGCGCTATTCACGTTTCTTCCGGAAAAGCAGCCCAAACTTTATCAGAAAAGGCTCCACAGTTAATTCTTAAAGAAAATAGAAGTGTAATTTTTTCTAAAAACACTTGTATTGAAGATGGGGGAGCTATTTTTGCTGATTCTGGAACCAAAATTTCTCTATTCGCCGATGCGGGTGATATCATTTTCTTCGGGAATACTTTCCAAAAAACCCCTGGAGGGCGATGCGCTATTTTCTTAGAGCAAACCTCCTCCTCAGCCACTATTGAGACCCTTTGTGCTTCTGATTCAAAAACCATTGCGTTCTTTGATCCTATCAAATGCTCAACCCTTAACACCACAAATGGAGAATCCACTGCAGCAGCCGAGTTTTCCTTGAACGCTGTTTTATTAGAAGAAGAGGAAGAAAAAACTCCAGCCTCTACTCCCCTATATATAAACAAAAATCCAACAGGGACTGGGGATAGTCCAAGTGTTTTGCAGAATCAAGAAAACACAAGTTACACGGGAACTGTTTTATTTTCTCTAGGGCATCCCTATGGCTCTAGTACTGATGGGAGCAATCAAACGACAGAAGTCAAACAACCTGTAACTCTAGGTGCAGGTACTTTAATCATCGATAGGGACACCACCTTTAAGTGCCAGTCTTTCACTCAGGAAAATGGAAGCACTCTCCAGCTTGGATCTGGATCCAAGCTGGAAACTACAGGAATGACATCTACCGCAGCTGAAAAGAACTCAGTGGAAAATTTAAAAAACATCAAGATAGACTTGAACAGCTTTGATCATATCCCATTATCAACCACGGAATCCTATGAAAAAACTATTTCTATCGTCCTAAAATCTGATCAACAAGCTTCGGCACCCAATACCACCTCTCTAAAGATTTCTTGTACTTCCCCAGAATATTTTGCTGCCTACAATAATTTTGATCTTGAAACTCCAGTAACCTTTCCCATACTATCGATCTCTTCAGATGCTGCAACTGCTGCTAATACCTTATCAGAGACCAGCCTTCCTGAACCAACTACTATCAATCCCAGCACAGGATACTCAGGAACCCTTACTTTTAATTGGAAAAACGGCGCTGAAGAAAAAAATGCTAACGGCGAAAAAATATTAAATGCTACATGGATACCTACAGGATACAAAGCCTCAGAGAAGTTCCAAAGTCCGACCTTTTTTGATGTTTCATGGATAGGAACCTCTGTAGCAAAAGCTGTAAGTGATTCCACGCTGTCTAAAATAGTTTGTCCCTCTGATAAAATTTTCCTATCTTCAAGTGGCGAAGGTCTTTTCACCTCATTAAAAATTGGCAAGAAGAACGCTCAATCTCAGTATGAGGGGAAAGGTTTTGAGATAAACATGGCCTTAGGCAATTTATCTTCATCTTCTCTAGAAATACGATTGGCTCGTATCTTTGGCGACGCTTCTAATGCTTACTTTGAAGAAGATATAGATACTAACGCTTACGTTGCGGGCTTTTCCATACAAAAAATTTCGCCCTCCAAAAGAATAGGCGAAGTTTTTACAGAAGCCTCCATTTACTATGCTTTTTCCGAAAACAAGTTGTACTCTTCTCAATCTGATTTTAATCCTAGAAAACTTGAGTTCGAAAGTCACTCGTTTGTATCGGCTATTACTATTTCTGGTCCTTTCCTTGGAGTCCCTGTCACTCCACACTTCTTCTCTGCAACACCGTTTCTAAAAACTGAATTTGCCCTTTCAAAAATTCCTTCTTGCATGGAAAAAGAAAATATCAGTAGCTCTCTGTTATCTCGATCTGCCATTGTTAATGTATCGGACTCCATTCGACTTCCAATGACTCTTCTCGAAACTAGGCTAAGAAAATATTCTGGAGCTTCCTTGTATAACCTTTCTGTGCTAACTGGGGTATCTTTAAAAGCTTCCCCCCAAAGACTGAAGACTCCCTTTTCCCTAGCAGCTTCTGTTGCCTTTGCTGGGGATCCATATAGACACTACCCGTCAGGGACTTTTATCATCCCACAGAACAATATTCCAGTATTTGTCAATGGAAGTCGCTTTGCTAGATGCTCCTGTGAAGTATCCTCTGTGGTAGGTATAGATTTCCTTAAAAACCTCTCTGTATATGCTGACTACAAGGGTCGATTTGCTTCTAGAAATTACTTCTATTCCGTTAAAGCGGGAAGTTCTTTTCATTTCTAA
- a CDS encoding polymorphic outer membrane protein middle domain-containing protein produces the protein MRNNIRYTIIIASSFGATAQAYALPPTNTFDDVTYVENPFFVRETQSSITKTLTKDFLSDSLVEAIHSPLSFLKSDKTLILYGNRHKFVVQQIQQGISTSGISKDICFKNFSKIEFSESSFKDKLLTCPKLSFLNNDRFCLRNIHSLSGTIANLNTPTSLTISGNNDAFFSGNSSTLTGSVGQGSKLNITKNKNFVAENNSAGYGGTFHYKIINIRDNDSVTFSSNTSTGAQKDPEKPKDSSNTSPELLQYGGGALSSSTDINITNNNFVIFDANTALTNGGAVYSKNLNINNNKSVVFTNNIGLQKGGAIYITSRGSCIISGSSGDIRFENNYSSDGERNAINLEKESSLALQAKSRYQVFLGDPISVKEKSYVVFNPKDFSSPNLGKIVFSISGDSSLETESSRTSKMQATVSQNDGVIYVDNNAIFSPLKFSQTGGWLIVGASGTISTLFVQDQQTLTNEDKNSILNISHLGIDVASILNSNEANGRSKNKTISPKIVLAKTSQALSLTADRATPSDSITLSGPIYLTDSDLLLYENDIRMGSSLTDLTLLQLGENTEQTQPQTLINGNIDVSQVDLNTQPVHYGYQGVWNLAWSNNTLKGSWIPNGEYVVSPERLGSIVANSIWGNYAGTVSFLKILHENNYSSNGHPHNKASWLHGISLFGITNLFKPHPEKFEYKSAGAAAKISAQSPQNICCGVAVAKMRGNTADENFSQKSKNDLLYGAVFLELPWRNRYISTIKSSLSYGNSKERLKSLFEHTLPSKELGTAEYRIHSIAGECFLYSTSVGNLPLPGIKLFPKTFPFIAVSAVGAKISGFKEQSSFPRNFSSLHHFLNLSIPVGVQLNKTLSSLRYFWSLDTRVTFSPDVYRKNPAIRGLLLFNNAAWKCEGENLSRLGFGIECSTKYRLLSWQLSANYSLHGRQSSMHHTANAGIQKTF, from the coding sequence ATGAGAAACAATATTCGCTATACGATTATCATAGCATCATCCTTTGGCGCAACAGCGCAAGCCTACGCTTTACCTCCAACAAACACTTTCGATGACGTCACCTATGTAGAGAACCCCTTTTTTGTTAGGGAAACACAGTCATCCATTACAAAAACTCTCACAAAAGATTTTCTCTCTGATTCTCTCGTTGAAGCTATCCATTCCCCATTATCTTTCTTAAAATCTGACAAAACTTTAATCCTTTACGGAAACCGACACAAGTTTGTTGTTCAACAAATTCAACAGGGTATTTCTACTTCAGGAATATCAAAAGATATTTGCTTTAAAAATTTCTCAAAAATCGAATTTTCTGAGAGCTCTTTTAAAGACAAGTTACTGACTTGTCCGAAGCTATCTTTTCTCAATAACGACCGTTTTTGCCTACGAAACATCCACTCTCTATCAGGGACTATAGCCAATCTCAATACACCTACTTCCCTTACTATCTCCGGAAACAACGATGCATTCTTCTCTGGAAACTCTTCAACGCTAACAGGATCTGTAGGACAAGGAAGTAAGTTAAATATCACAAAAAACAAAAACTTTGTAGCTGAAAACAACAGCGCTGGATACGGTGGAACCTTTCATTACAAGATCATTAACATCAGAGATAATGATTCTGTTACTTTTTCAAGTAACACCTCAACCGGAGCTCAAAAAGATCCAGAAAAACCAAAAGATTCTTCCAATACTTCTCCAGAACTTCTTCAATACGGAGGAGGGGCTCTTTCTTCTTCAACAGATATAAATATCACAAATAATAACTTTGTGATCTTTGATGCTAATACCGCATTAACTAACGGCGGAGCTGTCTACAGCAAAAATTTGAATATTAACAACAATAAATCCGTTGTCTTCACAAACAACATCGGTCTACAAAAGGGAGGGGCCATATATATTACTTCTAGAGGATCCTGTATCATTTCAGGAAGTAGTGGAGATATCAGATTCGAAAACAACTATAGTAGTGATGGAGAAAGAAACGCTATTAATCTTGAAAAAGAATCGTCTTTAGCCCTTCAAGCGAAAAGTCGTTATCAAGTCTTTTTAGGAGACCCCATAAGTGTTAAAGAAAAATCATATGTTGTTTTTAATCCCAAAGACTTTTCTTCCCCAAACCTTGGGAAAATAGTTTTTTCTATATCAGGAGATTCCAGCCTAGAAACAGAATCTAGCAGAACCTCTAAAATGCAAGCGACAGTATCTCAAAACGATGGTGTTATTTACGTAGACAACAACGCCATTTTTTCCCCTTTAAAATTTTCTCAAACTGGTGGGTGGCTAATAGTTGGAGCCTCAGGAACAATTTCTACTTTATTTGTTCAAGATCAACAAACATTAACTAACGAAGATAAAAACTCTATTTTAAATATTTCCCACCTAGGAATTGATGTAGCTTCTATTCTAAACTCTAATGAAGCTAATGGACGCTCAAAAAACAAAACTATTTCTCCTAAAATTGTCTTAGCTAAGACTTCGCAAGCTTTGTCCCTAACCGCAGATAGAGCAACACCCTCTGATTCTATAACTCTTTCTGGCCCCATCTATTTGACTGATTCTGACTTGCTTTTGTACGAAAATGACATTCGCATGGGCTCTTCCTTGACAGATCTTACCCTACTCCAACTAGGAGAAAATACTGAACAAACACAACCTCAAACCTTAATCAACGGAAACATTGATGTATCCCAGGTTGATCTCAATACCCAACCCGTTCACTATGGATATCAAGGGGTCTGGAATCTTGCTTGGAGCAACAACACGCTTAAAGGCTCTTGGATCCCCAACGGTGAATATGTGGTCTCTCCAGAAAGACTAGGATCTATTGTAGCAAACTCTATCTGGGGAAATTACGCAGGAACGGTTTCTTTCCTGAAGATTTTGCATGAAAATAATTACTCTTCCAACGGACACCCTCACAACAAAGCAAGTTGGCTCCACGGAATCTCTTTGTTTGGAATCACAAATCTCTTCAAGCCTCACCCAGAAAAATTCGAATATAAAAGCGCTGGGGCAGCAGCAAAAATTTCTGCTCAATCACCTCAAAATATCTGTTGTGGAGTTGCTGTAGCGAAAATGCGAGGAAATACTGCTGATGAAAACTTTTCCCAAAAAAGTAAGAATGACCTCCTTTATGGCGCAGTTTTTTTAGAACTCCCTTGGAGGAATCGCTATATCTCTACGATAAAATCTTCCCTATCTTATGGAAATAGTAAAGAACGCCTAAAAAGTCTATTTGAACATACTCTTCCTTCTAAGGAATTGGGAACCGCAGAATATCGAATACATTCTATAGCGGGAGAATGTTTTTTATATTCTACTTCTGTAGGCAATCTACCCTTACCTGGTATAAAATTATTTCCTAAAACATTTCCCTTTATTGCTGTTTCTGCTGTAGGAGCCAAAATATCTGGATTCAAAGAACAAAGCAGTTTCCCAAGAAATTTTTCTTCTTTACATCACTTCTTAAACCTGTCTATTCCTGTAGGGGTTCAATTAAATAAAACTCTTTCTTCTCTCAGATATTTCTGGTCTTTGGATACAAGGGTAACTTTTTCTCCAGACGTATATCGAAAAAACCCGGCAATACGAGGTCTGTTATTATTTAATAATGCTGCCTGGAAATGCGAAGGGGAAAACTTATCCCGGTTAGGGTTTGGCATAGAGTGCTCAACAAAATACAGACTACTATCCTGGCAATTAAGCGCTAACTACTCTTTGCATGGTCGACAATCGTCCATGCATCATACAGCGAACGCAGGAATTCAAAAGACATTCTAG